The segment CGGCGCGGGCCGCGCTGGTTGATGACGGGTGGGTCGCTGCTGGGGGCAGCGATGGTGCTGGCATGGTCGCAGGTGGGAAGCACGCTGGTCTGGTACGGCATCTGGGTCGGCATGGGATTGGCGATGGCGGCCACGCTGTACGATCCCGCCTTCACAGCGGTGACAGCATGGTTCGAGCGGGATCGCGCGAAGGCGTTTCTGCTGGTGACCATCGCGGCGGGTTTCGCGAGCACGATCTTCTTGCCGCTGGCGGCATGGCTCGAGCGGACGCAAGGGTGGCGCACGGCGCTGGTGACGCTGGCCGGGATGTTGCTGGTGTTCGCGGTGCTCCCGCATGCGGTCTTCTTGCGGCGGCAACCGGAGGACTATGGGTTGCACCCAGATGGGGAGCGACGCGCGCACCCGGTCGATCGCGCGCCTCTGGCGGAACCGGCGGGGACGGAGCTGCGGGTGGCGCTGCGCGATCCGACATTCTGGTGGCTGGCGGCAGGGTTCGCGCTGGGGACGTTTTCCACGATTGCGGTGGGGGTGTACCTGATCGCGTTTCTGACCGCGCGCGGGGACGGGCTCGAATTCGCGGCGTTCGCGACCGGGTTGATCGGGGCGGCGCAGGTGGCGGCGCGGGTGCTGGCGACGATTCTGGGGGATCGGGTGTCGCAAGTGACCTTGACGGCGATCGTCTTCGCGCTGCAGGCGGTGGCCGTGGGGATCCTGCTGCTTTGGGAGGCGAATGCGGGGGTGTTGGTGGCCGTGGTGATGTTGGGGATGGGACGTGGGGTGGTGACCCTGATGCGGCCGATCCTGATCGCGGATTTCTATGGACGGCGGAGCTTCGGGGCGATCAACGGGGCGCTGGCGTTCGTGCTGAATATCGCGCGGGCGCTGGCCCCGGTGGCGGCAGGGGTCGCGTTCGCGGCGTTTGGCGGGTATCAGCCGGTGTTTTGGGGACTCGGCGCGGTGTCGCTGCTGGCGGGGGTGTTCGTCTTGGGGGCAGGACGGTCGATGCGAGAGCGCGTTTCCTGAGCCGGAATCATTCCTCGGTGAGTGTCACGCCCGTGCGTTCGTAGTTTCGGACCTCCGTGTCTGCTTGGCCTTACTGCAGACACGGAGGTCTGCAAGTACGCGTGGCAAGGCACTGGGCTTCATAAGGACGGTTGATCCGATGTACTGAGTAACGGGGTCACGCCGGAGGGTGGGCGCAGAAGAAGGATGCAACAACGCTGTACAGGATACCGGGCCTCGCGGCCGGCCGCGCTGCTGGAGGCGGGGCACCGGGCGCTCGTCGTCTCGACCGGAGCCCGCAGGCGGAGTGGAGAAACCGCTTGCTGCGCATGCCCACCGCTCCGGACGGGCGACCGGGCTTCGGGGGCATGCGCCGGGAGAGATTCCTCCACTTCGGTCGGAATGACGACTGCGTCGTCTCGACCGGAGCCCGCAGGCGGAGTGGAGAGACCGCTTGCTGCGCATGCCCACCGCTCCGGCTGGGCGAGCGGGCTTCGGGGGGCATGCGCCGGGGGAGATTCCTCCGCTTCGGTCGGAATGACGGGGGGGGGGGTTAGGGTCGGAATGACGGGGGGGGTGGGGGTGTGAGTGGAATGATGGGGGTGGCAACCCGGTCTCCAGCTCGGAGATCGGGTTGCAGTGGATCACAAGGGGTTCTCACCCACGTCAGCACACCAGCATGCGCTACGGCTCCAACGGCGGGAGCTGGAGTTCGAGGATGCGGTTGTTGCCTTCTTCCACGACATAGAGCGTGCCGTCTGGGCCGACGAAAAGGCCGCTGGCGTTTGTCGGCATGGGTCGATATGACGACCCGAACTAACGCGTTTCCACGCTCTATG is part of the Thermomicrobiales bacterium genome and harbors:
- a CDS encoding MFS transporter, which produces MSVVAWLGGRFYYGWVIVGTLAVTETVSWGVLFYVFSVFLVPMRAELGWSDAQLTGAYSLALLVSGFAAPFVGRWIDRRGPRWLMTGGSLLGAAMVLAWSQVGSTLVWYGIWVGMGLAMAATLYDPAFTAVTAWFERDRAKAFLLVTIAAGFASTIFLPLAAWLERTQGWRTALVTLAGMLLVFAVLPHAVFLRRQPEDYGLHPDGERRAHPVDRAPLAEPAGTELRVALRDPTFWWLAAGFALGTFSTIAVGVYLIAFLTARGDGLEFAAFATGLIGAAQVAARVLATILGDRVSQVTLTAIVFALQAVAVGILLLWEANAGVLVAVVMLGMGRGVVTLMRPILIADFYGRRSFGAINGALAFVLNIARALAPVAAGVAFAAFGGYQPVFWGLGAVSLLAGVFVLGAGRSMRERVS